The sequence below is a genomic window from Silene latifolia isolate original U9 population unplaced genomic scaffold, ASM4854445v1 scaffold_20.1, whole genome shotgun sequence.
TACCAGACATGTAATATCAAATTCACCTCTATGGAAGGTACTAGTTAATCAATCTGCTTCCCATCAAAAGCTTTCTTATTTACTCGTTGCTTGCATGCTTATGAACTGTTGCCTTCATTCTTACTAACGAGCATGTGTGTGCCGACCTTTGATGATCGAGACTaggggcgatccctcactagtgcttgacgctctcgcttGCATTCTTGTCGCGAGATTagacaagggtgcgcgccacgttcCGGCTCAAATTACCGGACCGTGACACTCTGCCTAGTCGATTTCTGCCCGTGTCATAGTAGGTCTCGTATATGGGTTATTTGATTTGAGGGTTCGTACCATATCATAAAATTTAATCATACTAGTAGataagtattgaattactcgtaCTAATTTATAAAATATTATATCGGAAAATGATTATTTTGACCATAAAATGATGTATTTTGTTGTTAGAGTCTTCAAAAGATTATAATCATACATGTTGGGAATTGTAACCCCAACTTTATTATGATAGTAACATATAGAGTCTTTATTTGTATAGATTTATGCTTTGTTAAGTTACTAATATTTACATATTAGATGTTTATGTTACTAAGTGTAAATATTAGGAGTTATGTTAGTAAGTGTTAAGACTCTTAATGTTGCTAGGTAAGTTAGGACTTAGGATCTTATATAAATAAGGGTCATTAGTCATTATTGGAAAGTAAAAGAGTGTAAGCTTAAGTTCCCGAGTTAAGCATAGATTGAAATCTTATCTAGTAGCTAAGTGTTGGAAGATTGAGATTGTATTATTGTTAAGGTTTAAGAATAATAATACAAGGTTGGGTTGTGGGTTAATCCCATAACAAAATATCATGTCTTTGCATTATATGTTATTTGTACCAAAaaccccaacaagtggtatcagagctacggCTCGATGGATAAAAGTTTTGGTACAAATTTTGAGATGTAATTGTTTAATGGCAAGAACAATTTCTCGTTGTGCAAAGCATGACAAAGTTTGTTCTCATACAACACGGGTTGTATGCGACTCTTGAAGACAAAAGGCCCAATGATATTCAAGTTGTCAAATGGGAGGACATAAAGTTGCGCGCGGTTAGCACAATCCGGTTAGCCCTTGCACCCGAAATCAGGTATAGTGTGTTAGGAGAGAAAAATCCAAAGGAGTTGTGGAGCAAGTTATGTAGCATTTATAATGCGAAGTCCTTGGCTAACAAACTATTTTTGAAAAAGATCTTTTCGAGCTCGAGATGGTAGATGACGGCGATTTGAGGGATCATCTAAACAACTTCAATGGCTTGATCACCCAATTGACGAGTTTGGATGAGACATTCAAAGAAGAAGACAAGGCAATAATGTTGTTGGCTTCTCTCCCCAAAAAGTATAACACGGTTACTACTAGTTTACTTGTGGAGAAGATAACATTGACCTTAGATGAGATCGTTGTAGTTTTACTAGAGTCCTAAAAGTTGATGAAGCAAGGAGGTGGTGGCTCTTCAAGTGCGGGTGGAGCTTTTGTGGGTGAATATCGTGGCAAGAAGATGAGCGGTTGGAAAAAGTACAATCCTAATATCAAGTGCTTCTACTGCGATGAGTTAGGCCATAATACAAATTGTATGTCCTAAGGCAAAAGAAGATTTgaaagagttgaaaaagactcgTGCTAGTGGGGTTGCAATTATGGCAAAAGTTGATGATGGTGAGCTCTTAATGGTTCATGGTGAAAAGGAACCTAGTGAGAGTTGGGTGTTAGATTCAGGAACTTCCTATTACATATGTGGGAGAAAAGATTGGTTCTCTTCTTATGAAGAATGTGAAGGTAAGGTGGTTAGTTTGCCAAATGGTGATAAGGCAAAGATTGAAGGGGTTAGTGAAGTTAAGGTAAGACTTAATGATGGCCAAGTTAGATGGCTTGGTGATGTTAGATACATATCAAACATTAGTAGAAATTTAATCTCATTAGGTAGATTAGATTCTAAGGGTTGTTCCATTCATgttgaaaatggtgttttggaGGTCACTAAAAAGGGTAAGGTGATTCTCAAAGGTAGAAAAGGTAAAACTAACTTATTCAAATTTGAGAAGACGTGGTGAAGATGGACTAGTTCAAGGGGAGGTTTTCCCGGGTTAAGGTTAGGTCGCTCCGCTTGATGATAGTCAAGTCCAAAATAATGTTGGGCTTAAGGGAAGGTTTGTTGGGAATTGTAACCCCGACATTATTATGATAGTAACATATAGTGTCTTTATTTGTATAGATTTATGTTTTGTTAAGTTACTAATATTTACATATTAGATGTTTATGTACTAAGTGTAAATATTAGGAGTTATGTTAGTAAGTGTTAAGACTCTTAATGTTGCTAGGTAAGTTAGGACTTAGGACTTTATATAAATAAGGGTCATTAGTCATTGTTGGAAAGTAAAAGAGTGTAAGCTTAATATCCCGAGTTAAGTATAGATTGAAATCTTAGCTAGTAGCTAAGTGTTGGAAGATTGAAATTAAATTATTGTTAAGGTTTAAGAATAATAATACAAGGTTGGGTTGTGAGTTATTCCCATAACAAAATATCGTGTCTTTGCATTATATGTTATTTGTACCAAAAACTCCAACAATAGCATACTATGTAATGAAAGGGATATCCTTAGATTAGTTTGGTATAACCATATACGGAAATGGAGAGATTATCCCAAAATTTACCTACCCCAAAACCATCGGTCCACCACCCAAAACATCTCCCTTTCCACCCCAACCCACGTTGCCGCCCTCACCTACATTCCCATAGTCACCATCGTCTTTAGCGGCTCTATCAGTGACACTTGTGATCTAAACCTTGCTGCCTCGCAAGTCGCACCTAAAACGTCAATCCACTCTAATGCAACCCCATAGGCCATAACCCTATTGTTTAAGCGTATTGTTAGAATACATCTTCAGTTGCCTTTTGTTTTTCAAAGCGTTTTGCTTGTGACGGGTATatttcgtcacaagctgaagacggggtaAAATGTGACACATTTAAGacgaaaatgtaaccattttaccTAAAAAGTTGTCAGAACAATTTCCTAAGCTATAATAATTTGtcattaaaatggtcacattttgtcGTTAAAATGGCGACATTTAGTtcgtcttcaacttgtgacgaAAAGTATCCGTATTCAATCAAAATTGGTGTTTATTTTTTAAGCTTATTGTTTTCTAATAATCTAAACAACTCCACAAGTCACCCTATTACATTATTCTCGTTAATCGTTATCAATCCAAAAAAACGTTCACCCATTGTTAAGTTCCACACTATCGTTAATTCATTTTCCCGACCAACATCGTAATAAATCCGAGTCATAAAACACTCAAATTCGTGTATGAGCCGGTATGGCGCAAAGTCGCTGAGCCATTTCCAACGTAAACTTCAACTCTTCATCCATATTCACCTCCTTTCCCGAAAACCCACCTTCAACCTCCCATGAATCAACGACCCGAGCATCAAATGGAGCATCCGAACCGCCATGACCCGCCCAGGACAAAACCGACGACCCGACCCGAACGTAATCACCTCATAATCTCGACCATTACCCGACCCGATAAACCTATCCGGGTCGAACTCATCAGGTCGGTCCCAAACATCCGGGTCTCGCCCAATTGCCCATATGTTAACCAATATTTGCGCATTTTTCGGAACCGTAAACCCGAATACTTTTAGGTCCGTATCCGCTTTTCTGGGTACTGATAGTGGTACTGATGGATGTAGTCTTAGGGTTTCTTTTATGACTGCGTTTAAGTATGGAAGGCGGTTGATGTCGGATTCTCGTATTTGATTTTCGATTCCTATGACTTTTCGGAGCTCGCTTTTTGCTTTTCGGAGCTTTTCCGGGTTGTGTAGTAGCTCCGCCATTGCCCATACTAGCGTTGTTGATGTTGAATCCGCTCCTGCTGATAATAAATCCTGTGTAAATCATGCGCAtaacatgtttgatgaaatgcctcaGTGAATGTTTTCAAAGATTTCTAATTTGATTTTCCGTCTAAGGTTTGAACCCCTCAGGACGATTTCTACTCGAATATTTTGGACTAAAGTATGTCACCATGGTATAAAATGTGGTTGACCCGGTGTGCGTGTGATCGCAGGATATCACGTATAGCTAGGGATTTACTCCTGGGATACTGATGTTACGGTTGTGTATTTGATCATTCGCATCTAAATGAAACTGAAATAATAGATTGGTACTTACTGTAAACAAATGTGGGATATCCGGTTGGGCAATCTGATCTTCATTCCTAGTTGTACTGAGCAATGCATCTAGAGCGTCATTGCATTGTACTGAGCTTGTCAGCCGCTTTCCTTCGAGTCTTTGGTTGATCATGGTGttgaagagatcaatcatctttCCAAAATGAACGCCAATCTTCCTCCTTATTTGAAGCGGATCCATCTTCCTGAGCATCGGAAAGTAATCTGATAAGTTGGGTTTCCCGGATAAATCCATTATACCGCGAATGCTCTCTTGAACAATGTTGGCATTTTCCGAATTTGAGGGATCATTTAAATCCAATGAGAACAAAGTAGTAGATAGCAGATTCATGGTAGTGTTTGATGCTAATTCACCAATATCAACTACCCTCCCATCTTCACTACTTTTCTTAAGGTAAGAGTTCAAATCATCCACAATGTTGCTTCTCAGACACTGACTAGCATCAAGACTAGCTGCGGAAAATATCTTCGTGGTCGATATTTTGGACAGGTTATACCATGTTGGGCCATCCGGTAACCAGATTAGTGACCTCTCATGATGATTGTGTGCTCGGACCGCGTCAATGACAGTCCGGCTAGACACTGAACTGTCATTATTTTGAAGGATTTCCTTAGCCATTGTTGCTGAAGAAATTACCACTGTCGGAATCTGGCCGAGGTGGACCATTATAAGTGGACCATAGGTCTTGGCAAGCTCGGCTAAGGCGGTATGCGGGTTTTTGGCGAGGCTAGGGAGGTGACCGATGACGGGAAAAGAGTGGGGCCCTGGTGGTAGTTTCCTGGGATGTGATTGGTCATCTTTTTGTGTGGCTGAGATGAGGAGGTAGATTGCAGCCCATGCTAAGAGAAGACACAGTATAAAACTCAGGTAATCCATATGCCTCCTTTGCTCTCTATGTTAAAATGGCTGTTTCTATGTTGTTGTTGAATGTTGCTTTCTGTCACTTGTCTTCTTATATTGTGTCTAATTAATGTGACCTTGAAGCCATATACTTAGATTGGTATTGACTTTTGACTTATGGAATATGGATAGGAAGTGGTAGGCATATAAAAAAGGGATACTCATAAAATAGTAAAAATGTTTAATGATTCTTAAATAGCAGTGTTTTTTTCTTTAATCTTAAAAATAAGGCTCTTTTTATATATACGATAATACGAGTATTTATGTAGCAAGCTGGGTTCCCTCCCAACTTTAATACACAAAAGGTGTTCCTGTATTCTTCTTCCGGGAATTTAGGGGAAAAAAAATATCTAAATTGCCACTTCGGCATTTCCTATAGTAGTTTGTGATAAATTTTTCTTTTCACGGGGTGAATCTCGTATGAAAATTGTTGTCGTTGTTGAGTGACGGTTCTgtagtttgaaaaaaaaaaaaatctgaattTTTACTTGTGTAAATACCGTGACTGTGCTTGGGGAACGTGTTTAATATTTTAATACACCAATCATGAAGCCGTCATACCTAAATTCTGAAATAATGTCTGTgaaatcattattattatataattttggGGTGAATCATTTACAAAACAAATGTATGAAAAGAGGAATTTTTTTACAACACTTCTAAACAAAGAGTACCTTTTACCCAGGGTGCAACTAGTTAGAGAACCAGCTCAGTTGCACATTTGTATAATGTAAACAAATGGTAGGACTTAAAACGTGAACGCAAGACTTGGAGCAAAACGATTTATCCCTTGATAGCAAATTGACCAGTATTAGGTATATTACCAATATAGCTGCGATATGCAAAATTTAGAAATTCAAAAAATCAACGATAAGTAAGACTAGCTCATGTACTAGAGTAGACAGTATGTTGTGCTCCATCTGTAATCAGTAATTGTTTTTTCTTGATTTTCTATGACTAAGATCTTGGGGCCTCTAAAGACTTAAGAGACTTCTATCTTGCTATAGTTTTGATAGACAAATGATCGGTCAGTCTCATCCTCACAGATGAACTTAGAGACTGAGAGCCAAGGACTCCGGACCATCTGAAGAGAGAACACAAAGACGCCATAAAGTTGGTGACTTTAATAGCCCCAAAAGGCAAAAACAGGACTATCGGTCTATCTGGATAGAGTCACATTGTCCATTAGGCTGGACTTTATTAATCGAAATTACAGTCTTAACATTTAAACTTAAAGCAAAGTATAATACATTAACATTGGTGGGGCTAGAGTGATGTTGTCCGTTAGACTGCTACTACAAATTGAAGTTCAACTTACCATAATCAAGATGATATCATCTTAGATAATCCTCCGTTTTATTGTGTACTTTTGCTTATCAAGAAGCAGTGGGATTTGTGCGGCCTGTTAAAACTCAGACACGAACAGGAATGACACGAAGTCTTTCAGCTTTCTCCAAGGCTATCCCGAATTTTTCATCCATATTCATCTCCTCTGGCAGAACACCATCCTGCAACTTCCAGTCAAACCCATGAATTAAAGACCCCAACATCAAATGCAACATCCGGATTGCTAGTGGCAACCCAGGACAAATCCTTCGGCCTGCACCAAATGGAATAAGCTCAAAATCATGACCTTTGACATCAATTTGTGATCCAAGGAATCTCTCTGGCTCGAATGAATAAGGGTTCTGCCAGATATCTGGGTCCCTTCCAATTGCCCAGGCATTGACTAAGACTTGTGCATTTTTGGGTACCGTAAACTCAAAGAGCTTAACATCCAAATCAACCTTCCTAGGTAGCAGTAATGGCACTGCTGGGTGAAGTCTAAGTGTCTCCTTGATGACAGCCTGTAAATATAACAGCTGACTGATGTCACATTCTTCTAATGAGTTTCCTTTTCCGACAATTTCTTGAAGCTCTAGTTGTGCTTTCTTCATTTTTTGTGGGTTGCGAACTAGTTCTGTCATCGCCCATTCCAAGGTGGTCGATGTTGTATCTGTTCCTGCAGCAAATAGGTCCTGTAAAAAAGAGATGTTAAGGTTATAAAAAAGAACAGATTTCACTACCCACTAGCTGGTGAAGTCATTGAGGTTGAGGAGTGACATTCATGAATTGAGTTTGAAACCCACAACATCAAAAAATGCCCAGTGACTCCCTTTACACAGGAAAAAaagttttattattttattattttattttttattatgggTGTTTCTTAAATGTCACAATGGAGTAATGGAAGTGAAGAGTAAGTGGTCACCGCTAGCAGAAAAGGGATCTTTGACGGTTCAATCTCCTCAACCTGTTCTTGATCGATGCCTATTAATTCATCAAGAACATCATTTCTTGCTTGTATTGACCCTGATGGCCTCTTGCCTTGAATCCGCTCATCAATCAATGCCTCGAATATATCAACCATCTTTTGGAAGTGCACACTTGACCGCCGTCTGATCCCTTGTGGGTCTACCTTCTTGAGTATGGGGAAAAAATCTGCAATATTGGGTTTCCCCACTTCTTCCATTATACTCCGTATAGTGTTTCTAAACTGACGAGCAAATTCAGATGTGGGGTCGCCCATATCCATTGAAAAGAATGTGCTTGATAGCAAATTAAGGGTAGTAGTAAAAGCTACGTGGCCTATATCTACTGCTACCTGATCTTCACTGCAATTTTCAACATAAGAGAGGAGACGTTTCACCTTATCTTTCCGAATGCTTTGACAGGCGTCAAGCCTGCTAGTAGAGAAAACCCGGGAATTGCAGATTTTGCGCAGGTTTCGCCATTTAGACCCCGCTGGCAACCAGGCTACAGAGTTTTCGTGGTGATTAAGAGCACGAATGGCGTCAACAATGTTTCGGTTTGAAAAGGAAATATCGTTCTTTTGAAGTGCTTCTTTTGCCATAGCTGCAGATGAAATGACCACAGTTGGGACCCGTCCTAGCTGGAGAATCATAAGGGGTCCATAGGTTTTAGCTAGTTTTGCCAGAGAACGGTGTGGCTTGTTTCCAAGGCTGAAGAGATTCCCAAAGATAGGTAGAGGTGAAGGGCCTGGCGGTAGAATCACCGTGTTCGAGTTACTGCGCCCTGGTCTTGAAAGGAGTTGGATTGCAAACCATGCTAATAGGAT
It includes:
- the LOC141638421 gene encoding geraniol 8-hydroxylase-like is translated as MDYLSFILCLLLAWAAIYLLISATQKDDQSHPRKLPPGPHSFPVIGHLPSLAKNPHTALAELAKTYGPLIMVHLGQIPTVVISSATMAKEILQNNDSSVSSRTVIDAVRAHNHHERSLIWLPDGPTWYNLSKISTTKIFSAASLDASQCLRSNIVDDLNSYLKKSSEDGRVVDIGELASNTTMNLLSTTLFSLDLNDPSNSENANIVQESIRGIMDLSGKPNLSDYFPMLRKMDPLQIRRKIGVHFGKMIDLFNTMINQRLEGKRLTSSVQCNDALDALLSTTRNEDQIAQPDIPHLFTDLLSAGADSTSTTLVWAMAELLHNPEKLRKAKSELRKVIGIENQIRESDINRLPYLNAVIKETLRLHPSVPLSVPRKADTDLKVFGFTVPKNAQILVNIWAIGRDPDVWDRPDEFDPDRFIGSGNGRDYEVITFGSGRRFCPGRVMAVRMLHLMLGSLIHGRLKVGFRERR
- the LOC141638420 gene encoding geraniol 8-hydroxylase-like, giving the protein MDYLSFGLCILLAWFAIQLLSRPGRSNSNTVILPPGPSPLPIFGNLFSLGNKPHRSLAKLAKTYGPLMILQLGRVPTVVISSAAMAKEALQKNDISFSNRNIVDAIRALNHHENSVAWLPAGSKWRNLRKICNSRVFSTSRLDACQSIRKDKVKRLLSYVENCSEDQVAVDIGHVAFTTTLNLLSSTFFSMDMGDPTSEFARQFRNTIRSIMEEVGKPNIADFFPILKKVDPQGIRRRSSVHFQKMVDIFEALIDERIQGKRPSGSIQARNDVLDELIGIDQEQVEEIEPSKIPFLLADLFAAGTDTTSTTLEWAMTELVRNPQKMKKAQLELQEIVGKGNSLEECDISQLLYLQAVIKETLRLHPAVPLLLPRKVDLDVKLFEFTVPKNAQVLVNAWAIGRDPDIWQNPYSFEPERFLGSQIDVKGHDFELIPFGAGRRICPGLPLAIRMLHLMLGSLIHGFDWKLQDGVLPEEMNMDEKFGIALEKAERLRVIPVRV